Proteins encoded by one window of Pseudomonas tructae:
- a CDS encoding DUF4132 domain-containing protein translates to MALEQLQAFRHDRPQTELGPVEHIGPDGYPLLAGSELRHEHGLISELLPLLQKIHGRPDAMIFALSKLPAVMALDADPAFRTRLVLALIERVVAYNGELSTASAGHAFSHVFDYGVLPALMSWLMENGAQVGPLAEPVLQWFTSYRFAYYGTLPTLTVTDWVIAQNFPKVPDDLRELLILLRSQCSDLGHYGNFGDQLLAKLDPLLGSGAWQVLAPCEHWTQLALQDLEQLSPEAREDWLALLRQAAAATSARPSAKWLKNAQALLLKVGETPLRAALLRWFARVDAGRCGALLNVGWESSDDRARMHDGNATVLRGLLWISAALADSELTRAIARLALSAYRKVRGIGPRAPKVGNAAVFALSSIPSHEAVGQLALLKVRVKFGTAQKEIEKAFTSAAQALQLPRDQIEELGVPSYGLEQVGLRRESFVDGAFVAELKVDGKSATLNWFRADGTPQKSVPAKVKAEHKDELKELQGAVKDIGAMLPAQAERLDSLFLLEKHWPFGQWQERYLDHPLIGTLARRLIWLIKEGGQQHAVVFSEDRLQTLDGKTVTPSSEAEVRLWHPIGRTLEEVLAWRERIEALQITQPFKQAHREVYLLTEAERNTAIYSNRFAAHILRQHQFHALAAARGWRNKLRLMVDDSYPPATRDLPAWGLRAEFWIEGVGDDYGVDTNEAGAFLRLSTDQVRFYAIDAAQRYSHAGGGGYAPEHWRDGEDATPLPLDQVPALVLSEVMRDVDLFVGVASLANDPQWADGGPDGRYRDYWHKHSFGELGATAQTRKQLLEKLLPRMTRLKDKWALHGRFLEVTGKLRSYKIHLGSGNILMLPNDQYLCIVPDAKARQQTTPQYLPFEGDALLSIILSKALLLIDDDKISDPTITRQLVLK, encoded by the coding sequence GGCTGGTACTGGCGTTGATCGAACGGGTGGTGGCCTACAACGGTGAGCTGAGCACAGCCAGTGCCGGCCATGCCTTTTCCCACGTCTTCGACTATGGCGTGCTGCCAGCGCTGATGTCCTGGCTGATGGAAAACGGCGCCCAGGTCGGCCCGTTGGCCGAACCGGTGCTGCAGTGGTTCACCAGCTACCGCTTCGCCTATTACGGCACCCTGCCGACCTTGACCGTGACGGACTGGGTCATCGCACAAAACTTCCCGAAAGTACCCGACGACCTGCGTGAGCTGCTGATCCTGCTGCGCAGCCAGTGTTCAGATCTGGGCCACTACGGCAACTTCGGCGATCAACTGCTGGCCAAGCTCGACCCGTTGCTGGGCAGCGGCGCCTGGCAGGTACTGGCGCCGTGCGAGCACTGGACCCAACTGGCCCTGCAAGACCTCGAACAACTGAGCCCCGAGGCACGCGAAGACTGGTTGGCGTTGCTGCGTCAGGCCGCCGCGGCGACCTCGGCGCGGCCATCGGCGAAATGGTTGAAGAACGCCCAGGCGCTGCTGCTCAAGGTCGGCGAGACGCCACTGCGGGCGGCCCTGCTGCGCTGGTTTGCACGGGTCGATGCCGGGCGTTGCGGCGCACTGCTCAATGTCGGCTGGGAAAGCAGCGATGACCGCGCACGCATGCACGATGGCAACGCCACGGTGCTGCGCGGCCTGCTCTGGATCAGCGCCGCGCTGGCCGACAGCGAACTGACCCGGGCCATCGCCCGCCTGGCCCTGAGCGCCTACCGCAAGGTCCGCGGCATCGGCCCGCGTGCGCCCAAGGTCGGCAACGCGGCGGTGTTCGCCCTGTCGTCGATCCCCAGCCATGAAGCAGTCGGGCAACTGGCCCTGCTCAAGGTGCGGGTCAAGTTCGGGACCGCACAGAAGGAAATCGAAAAAGCCTTCACCAGCGCCGCCCAGGCCCTGCAATTGCCCCGCGACCAGATCGAAGAGCTCGGCGTGCCAAGCTATGGCCTGGAGCAGGTCGGCCTGCGTCGGGAAAGCTTTGTTGACGGCGCCTTTGTCGCCGAGCTCAAAGTCGATGGCAAGAGCGCTACCCTGAACTGGTTCCGCGCCGACGGCACGCCGCAAAAATCGGTGCCGGCCAAGGTCAAGGCCGAACACAAGGACGAACTCAAGGAGCTGCAAGGCGCGGTCAAGGACATCGGCGCCATGTTGCCGGCCCAGGCCGAGCGCCTGGACAGCCTGTTCCTGCTGGAAAAACATTGGCCGTTTGGCCAATGGCAGGAGCGCTACCTTGATCACCCGCTGATCGGCACCCTGGCGCGGCGGCTGATCTGGCTGATCAAAGAAGGCGGCCAGCAGCACGCCGTGGTGTTCAGCGAAGACCGCCTGCAAACCCTCGACGGCAAAACCGTGACACCGTCCAGCGAGGCCGAGGTACGCCTCTGGCACCCGATCGGCCGTACCCTGGAAGAGGTCCTGGCCTGGCGCGAACGTATCGAGGCGCTGCAGATTACCCAGCCGTTCAAGCAGGCCCACCGGGAGGTCTACCTGCTGACCGAGGCCGAGCGCAACACCGCCATCTACTCCAACCGCTTCGCCGCGCACATTCTGCGCCAGCATCAGTTCCACGCCCTGGCCGCCGCCCGCGGCTGGCGCAACAAACTGCGGCTGATGGTCGATGACAGCTACCCGCCGGCCACCCGCGATCTGCCGGCCTGGGGCCTGCGCGCCGAGTTCTGGATCGAAGGCGTGGGCGATGACTATGGCGTCGATACCAACGAAGCCGGGGCCTTCCTGCGCCTGAGCACCGACCAGGTGCGCTTCTACGCCATCGATGCCGCACAGCGTTACTCCCATGCCGGCGGCGGCGGTTATGCCCCCGAACACTGGCGTGACGGCGAAGATGCCACGCCCCTGCCCCTGGACCAGGTGCCGGCGCTGGTGCTCAGTGAAGTGATGCGCGATGTCGACCTGTTCGTCGGTGTCGCCTCGCTGGCCAACGACCCGCAATGGGCCGATGGCGGTCCGGATGGGCGTTACCGCGATTACTGGCACAAGCACTCGTTTGGCGAGTTGGGCGCCACCGCGCAAACGCGCAAGCAACTGCTGGAAAAACTGCTGCCACGCATGACCCGCCTCAAGGACAAATGGGCCCTGCACGGGCGCTTCCTGGAGGTTACCGGCAAGCTGCGCAGCTACAAGATCCACCTGGGCTCGGGCAACATCCTCATGCTGCCCAACGATCAATACCTGTGCATCGTCCCCGACGCCAAGGCGCGCCAGCAGACCACGCCGCAATACCTGCCGTTCGAGGGCGACGCGCTATTGTCGATCATCCTCTCCAAGGCATTGCTGCTGATCGATGACGACAAGATCAGTGACCCGACCATTACTCGGCAGTTGGTGTTGAAGTAA